One segment of Methanobrevibacter sp. DNA contains the following:
- the mtnP gene encoding S-methyl-5'-thioadenosine phosphorylase, which produces MIGIIGGSGVYEITQKADSSTDKLVKTEYGEVEVSILDICGKEVAFIPRHASGHSIPPHKINYRANIDALKNVGVTKIIATNSVGSMNTEMPPGSFVIPDDFLDFSQDRVKTFYEDKVVHVDVSEAYCPSLRDVLDKSGDVILGGTYVCTEGPRFETPAEIKMFKMLGGDLVGMTGVPEVTLAREREICYNSICIVSNYASGISDGELTIDEVFEMVSEREADLLELIYNFIKNVDDGADCACNHALDGAEV; this is translated from the coding sequence ATGATTGGTATAATCGGCGGCAGCGGAGTATATGAAATCACCCAAAAGGCTGATTCCTCCACAGATAAACTGGTCAAAACAGAATATGGTGAAGTTGAAGTGTCAATTCTAGACATCTGTGGAAAGGAAGTGGCGTTCATTCCTCGCCATGCTTCAGGACATTCCATTCCACCACATAAAATTAACTATCGAGCCAATATTGATGCTTTAAAAAACGTTGGTGTCACAAAAATAATCGCAACCAACTCCGTCGGCTCAATGAATACGGAAATGCCTCCAGGTTCATTTGTCATTCCCGATGATTTTTTAGATTTCTCACAGGATAGGGTAAAGACCTTCTATGAGGATAAGGTTGTACATGTGGATGTTAGCGAGGCATACTGCCCGTCTCTTCGTGATGTTTTGGACAAGTCAGGGGATGTGATTCTAGGGGGAACCTATGTCTGCACTGAAGGGCCAAGATTCGAGACTCCCGCTGAGATAAAGATGTTCAAGATGCTTGGCGGAGACCTTGTTGGGATGACCGGAGTTCCTGAGGTCACTCTGGCACGTGAAAGGGAAATATGCTACAATTCAATATGCATCGTATCCAACTACGCCTCCGGAATTTCAGATGGTGAGCTTACAATCGATGAGGTCTTTGAAATGGTCAGCGAAAGGGAAGCCGACCTGCTTGAGCTTATATATAATTTCATAAAAAATGTTGATGACGGCGCAGACTGTGCATGCAACCATGCATTGGACGGTGCTGAAGTATAA
- a CDS encoding DUF2283 domain-containing protein, translating to MDLSINLEILNENEVEITNINEIKKVDTEYTYDSRLDIIRIEVKEKYKSKESIELESGIYLDFDENYFPVNLEINDASKRIEVDEKFLTKPSGNVKIVIDKESIYVEVTFKNNNRYEFLNLDTIGEDYLPNIKTDFAIV from the coding sequence ATGGATTTAAGTATAAATCTAGAAATATTAAATGAAAATGAAGTAGAAATTACAAATATTAATGAAATTAAAAAAGTAGACACCGAATACACCTACGATTCAAGATTAGACATCATTAGAATTGAAGTCAAAGAAAAATACAAATCTAAAGAATCCATAGAATTAGAATCTGGCATTTATCTTGATTTTGATGAAAATTATTTCCCTGTCAATCTTGAAATAAATGATGCATCTAAAAGAATTGAAGTCGATGAAAAATTTTTAACCAAACCCTCAGGCAATGTAAAAATAGTTATAGATAAAGAATCAATATACGTTGAAGTTACATTTAAAAATAACAATAGATATGAATTTTTAAATCTGGATACAATTGGTGAAGACTACCTTCCAAATATTAAAACTGATTTTGCAATTGTTTAG
- a CDS encoding 6-hydroxymethylpterin diphosphokinase MptE-like protein, translated as MEFGLWEKYYTEILEDFGFSRQNDEESAKLLDEILSTEGCLTLDDLKGFVDFSDKFIVFGAGPSLKEHIKLLKEDYDLKDYILVAADGATTALIEEKIAPDIIATDLDGNLDDILLANLRGANVAIHAHGDNIDKIARLTPFFTSILGTTQSQPVGNLYNFGGFTDGDRALFLSVALGAVEITLAGMDFGEIVTRYSRPNIKTDTAKADDFKKKKLGYAEKFTQWIIDNENVDIINLCE; from the coding sequence ATGGAATTTGGACTTTGGGAAAAATATTATACAGAAATTCTTGAAGATTTTGGATTTTCACGCCAAAACGATGAAGAGTCTGCAAAATTACTGGATGAAATACTGTCAACAGAAGGATGTCTCACATTAGATGATTTAAAAGGATTTGTTGATTTTTCAGATAAATTTATAGTATTTGGTGCAGGCCCATCCTTAAAGGAACATATAAAACTCCTAAAAGAGGATTATGATTTAAAAGACTACATTCTTGTTGCAGCAGATGGTGCAACAACCGCTTTAATAGAAGAAAAAATCGCACCGGACATAATTGCTACAGATTTGGATGGAAACCTTGATGATATTCTTTTGGCAAACTTGAGAGGAGCAAATGTAGCGATACATGCGCATGGTGACAATATAGATAAGATTGCAAGGCTGACACCATTCTTTACAAGCATATTGGGAACTACTCAATCACAGCCTGTTGGAAACCTCTATAATTTCGGAGGATTCACCGATGGTGACAGGGCGCTATTTCTATCTGTAGCATTAGGGGCAGTTGAAATAACACTTGCAGGTATGGATTTCGGTGAAATCGTAACCAGATACTCAAGGCCAAATATCAAAACTGACACTGCAAAGGCAGATGACTTTAAAAAGAAAAAGTTAGGATATGCCGAGAAGTTCACACAATGGATAATTGACAATGAAAATGTCGATATTATCAATTTATGTGAATAA
- a CDS encoding ImmA/IrrE family metallo-endopeptidase, producing MGRVQINPEALKWARIDAGYEYSNLPNKIKPKFKEWENGKLMPTWNQLCDISKYFKRPTAFFFREKFPDHINMDFIEYRKLDSYESDIKSPSLTIGIREAISKRKNFLELMEDMHYPIASFGRYKLNSRNISELSNHIRDILKIDLNQQKSWLYNNGRKDSAHYTFLNNWKEHISSKLGVLIFEIPRVSLNEMRALCIYYDEYPIILLNSADSPNARIFSIFHELTHLILGESAICDVDKSNSKEWLCNSVAAEFLVPKNDLMKHPIVVKKQSNWTIEELSKKRSSGGRSPVLNQIKYNGKLYTQLFLTAYENGVISSVEFSQSVGLRLKHVDELTEKLFQ from the coding sequence ATGGGAAGAGTACAGATTAATCCAGAAGCACTGAAATGGGCAAGAATAGATGCAGGGTATGAATATTCAAATTTACCAAATAAAATTAAACCTAAATTCAAAGAATGGGAAAATGGAAAATTGATGCCCACTTGGAATCAACTATGCGACATTAGCAAGTATTTCAAAAGACCAACAGCATTTTTCTTTAGAGAAAAATTTCCAGACCACATAAACATGGATTTTATAGAATATAGAAAATTAGATTCATATGAATCTGACATCAAATCACCCTCATTAACAATTGGAATCAGGGAAGCAATTTCAAAAAGAAAAAATTTTTTAGAGTTAATGGAAGATATGCATTATCCGATTGCCTCCTTTGGACGATATAAATTGAATTCAAGGAACATCTCTGAATTATCAAATCATATAAGAGATATTTTAAAAATAGATTTGAACCAGCAAAAATCATGGCTATACAATAATGGTAGAAAAGATTCTGCCCATTATACCTTCCTGAATAACTGGAAAGAACATATTAGCTCAAAATTAGGCGTTTTGATTTTTGAAATACCTCGTGTTTCATTAAATGAAATGAGAGCATTATGCATATATTACGATGAATATCCAATAATTCTACTGAATAGTGCTGATTCGCCTAATGCCCGAATATTTTCAATATTCCATGAATTGACACATTTGATTTTGGGAGAAAGTGCAATCTGCGATGTGGACAAAAGCAATTCAAAAGAATGGTTATGCAATTCCGTAGCTGCAGAATTTTTAGTTCCTAAAAATGATTTAATGAAACATCCGATTGTTGTGAAAAAACAAAGCAACTGGACTATTGAAGAATTATCGAAAAAACGAAGTTCAGGAGGAAGATCTCCCGTTTTAAACCAAATTAAGTATAATGGGAAATTATACACACAATTATTTTTAACCGCTTATGAAAATGGAGTGATTTCAAGTGTTGAATTTTCACAAAGTGTTGGTTTGAGATTGAAACATGTTGATGAGTTAACAGAAAAATTGTTTCAATGA
- a CDS encoding YitT family protein has product MIKRICLFVIGLFIMSLGVAFSIVSTLGTTPISSISYSLALITNINIGITTFIFNAALILIQFLILRSRFHKRRLLQLINCVLFGYFTDLALYIVSFIPFDGSVIMMIVFLFISIFLTAFGIFVYMPANIAPLPGEGCVESVAIVTNWRFSTIKIGFDATMVIISLIMCGLWYTNILGAVNIGTIISAFLVGFTLRQINNLYERLTGSAVNVVNKN; this is encoded by the coding sequence ATGATAAAAAGGATTTGCTTATTTGTAATCGGTCTGTTTATAATGTCCCTTGGAGTGGCATTTTCAATCGTTTCCACCCTTGGAACAACACCGATCAGTTCAATTTCCTATTCTCTGGCATTAATAACTAATATTAACATAGGAATAACAACTTTCATATTCAATGCTGCGTTAATATTGATACAGTTTCTTATTTTAAGGTCAAGATTTCACAAAAGAAGGCTGTTGCAGCTAATCAACTGTGTGCTTTTCGGATATTTCACCGATTTGGCATTATATATTGTTTCATTCATTCCGTTTGACGGATCTGTAATCATGATGATTGTATTTTTATTTATAAGCATATTCCTTACAGCTTTCGGCATATTCGTCTACATGCCTGCAAACATTGCTCCGCTTCCAGGTGAAGGATGTGTTGAATCAGTTGCAATCGTTACCAACTGGAGATTTTCCACAATCAAAATAGGTTTTGATGCAACAATGGTCATAATATCTCTTATAATGTGCGGATTGTGGTATACAAACATTTTGGGAGCAGTAAATATTGGAACAATAATTTCTGCATTTTTGGTCGGATTCACTTTAAGGCAAATCAACAACCTGTATGAACGTCTGACAGGTTCTGCGGTGAATGTGGTCAATAAAAATTAG
- a CDS encoding ORC1-type DNA replication protein has translation MGIEDILMADESLFQNINAFDPDYFPQNFNYRDTQMEAMAMSIRPALRGGQPSNAIVLGSPATGKSTSIRKVFELVEKTSDKVVCVYINCQLHTTRFGIFSQIYKKLFGHIPPETGVPFSRIYDQIMKDLQKKERSLVVALDDINYLFQSKNADKVVYDLLRAYEEYPGVKTSIFAILSDLEFKYAFDKNVNTVFIPQEITFPLYTYSELEDILRDRAKAGFFPNVLPDDILEQIAMYTEENGDLRVGINLLRSCGNIAEADASRQITQEHFDKAMESLVSVNVFETLKSLNDNERTILRMISDYEGIYTAGELSELFKQKTGSSYASFNRALDKLEFVRLIDTKFTGKGVRGKSREIILRFNPDDYAI, from the coding sequence ATGGGAATAGAAGATATTTTAATGGCTGATGAAAGTCTTTTTCAAAACATTAATGCTTTTGATCCGGATTACTTTCCTCAAAACTTCAATTACAGGGACACACAAATGGAAGCAATGGCAATGTCAATAAGGCCTGCTTTAAGAGGAGGACAACCGTCAAACGCAATTGTTTTAGGCTCACCGGCAACAGGAAAGTCCACATCAATAAGGAAAGTATTCGAACTGGTTGAAAAAACTTCAGATAAGGTAGTATGCGTATATATCAACTGTCAATTGCACACTACACGTTTTGGAATATTTTCACAAATTTACAAAAAGCTTTTCGGACACATTCCTCCTGAAACTGGAGTTCCTTTTTCAAGAATCTATGACCAGATTATGAAAGACCTTCAAAAAAAGGAAAGGTCACTGGTTGTGGCACTGGATGATATTAACTATCTGTTCCAATCAAAAAATGCTGATAAAGTTGTTTATGATTTATTAAGAGCATATGAGGAATATCCTGGTGTAAAAACATCAATTTTTGCCATATTGTCAGATCTGGAATTTAAATATGCCTTTGATAAAAATGTAAATACTGTATTTATTCCTCAAGAAATAACATTCCCATTATATACTTATTCTGAACTTGAAGATATCTTACGTGACCGTGCAAAAGCAGGATTTTTCCCTAATGTCTTGCCTGATGATATATTGGAGCAAATTGCAATGTACACTGAAGAAAACGGTGATTTGAGAGTGGGCATTAATCTTTTAAGATCATGCGGTAACATTGCAGAAGCGGATGCAAGCCGCCAAATCACTCAGGAACACTTTGACAAAGCAATGGAATCTCTGGTATCCGTCAATGTTTTCGAAACATTAAAATCTTTAAATGATAATGAACGAACAATTTTAAGGATGATTTCAGATTATGAAGGCATATATACTGCTGGTGAATTGTCTGAATTGTTTAAACAAAAAACAGGTTCCAGCTATGCATCATTTAATCGTGCATTGGATAAACTGGAATTCGTAAGATTGATTGATACAAAATTTACAGGAAAAGGGGTTAGAGGAAAATCAAGAGAAATTATATTGCGTTTTAACCCCGATGATTATGCCATTTAA
- a CDS encoding YitT family protein yields the protein MQFSGEELTIKRVFNYVFGLYLITLGVAFSIKSGLGSAPVSSIPYAMNLIWAIEIGVATFIFHAFLVLIELLLLRRDFKKKHFLQVFVGVLFGAFTSFSVALLGFIPSADNFLIALIMTVLSIFFIALGLFFYVPTNIIPLSVEGVTQAIAIVLDKPFPKIKVYFDITVVATALILSYGFLGEFGSVGIGTILGALFIGTTVKYIHKIYGHFTGHDVDLKKM from the coding sequence ATGCAATTCAGTGGAGAAGAACTAACAATTAAAAGAGTATTCAACTATGTTTTTGGCCTTTACCTGATAACCCTTGGGGTGGCATTTTCAATAAAGTCCGGTTTGGGCTCAGCACCGGTTAGTTCAATTCCATATGCAATGAACCTGATTTGGGCAATAGAAATAGGTGTTGCAACATTCATATTTCATGCATTTCTGGTTTTAATCGAATTGCTGCTTTTAAGAAGAGATTTCAAGAAAAAACACTTCCTGCAGGTATTTGTCGGGGTGCTTTTTGGAGCATTCACAAGCTTTTCTGTGGCATTACTTGGTTTCATACCCTCTGCAGATAATTTTTTAATAGCATTAATAATGACAGTATTGTCAATATTTTTCATAGCTCTTGGACTGTTCTTTTATGTGCCGACAAACATCATTCCGTTATCTGTTGAGGGAGTCACACAGGCAATAGCGATTGTGCTGGACAAGCCATTTCCAAAAATCAAGGTCTATTTTGATATAACTGTGGTTGCAACAGCATTAATATTAAGTTATGGATTTTTAGGAGAATTTGGAAGTGTTGGGATTGGAACAATTCTCGGTGCGCTCTTTATCGGAACAACCGTCAAATATATTCACAAAATCTATGGCCATTTTACAGGTCATGATGTAGATTTAAAAAAGATGTAA
- a CDS encoding archease, whose product MKRYEYFEATADIGLKAYGKDRNEAFENASLAIFNIISDTSEIDAVNTIEFEIDSEDDVSLLYDYLEELLFYHETEFMLFSEFHVKIDENLHLKAEIKGEEINWDKHERKTEIKAITFHKMEVNKTDHVELQAIVDL is encoded by the coding sequence ATGAAAAGGTATGAATATTTTGAAGCAACTGCTGACATTGGACTTAAAGCTTATGGAAAAGATAGGAATGAAGCTTTTGAAAATGCAAGTTTGGCAATTTTTAATATTATTTCTGATACTTCAGAAATTGATGCAGTAAATACAATAGAATTTGAAATAGATTCAGAAGACGATGTATCACTTTTATATGACTATTTGGAGGAACTTCTGTTTTATCATGAAACTGAATTCATGCTTTTCAGCGAATTTCATGTTAAAATCGATGAAAATCTTCATCTTAAGGCTGAAATAAAGGGTGAAGAGATTAATTGGGATAAGCATGAAAGAAAAACTGAAATAAAGGCAATAACATTCCATAAGATGGAAGTTAACAAAACTGACCATGTAGAACTTCAGGCGATAGTTGATTTGTAA
- a CDS encoding GerW family sporulation protein, with amino-acid sequence MAENIKTTVEELRKLINVDNVIGTPIETEDKILIPVMKMGVGFGAGENILGSEGSDAAGAGAGVEPISMVMIPKKGNDAEGVRVLDLSKGTETNKAISDIGLVITDLVKSFLDSQQGVSEYYDESEYIEPEFTTSEEQQE; translated from the coding sequence ATGGCTGAAAATATAAAAACAACAGTTGAAGAATTACGTAAATTAATCAATGTTGATAATGTAATAGGTACACCAATAGAAACTGAAGATAAAATCTTAATTCCAGTAATGAAAATGGGAGTAGGATTTGGAGCTGGTGAAAACATATTAGGCAGTGAAGGAAGCGACGCTGCAGGAGCAGGTGCTGGAGTAGAACCAATATCCATGGTAATGATACCTAAAAAAGGAAATGATGCTGAAGGAGTTCGTGTACTTGACTTAAGTAAAGGAACCGAAACCAACAAGGCAATATCCGACATTGGGCTTGTCATTACTGATTTAGTGAAAAGCTTCTTGGATTCACAGCAAGGAGTATCAGAATACTATGATGAATCCGAATACATAGAGCCTGAATTCACCACAAGCGAAGAACAACAAGAATAG
- a CDS encoding DUF2953 domain-containing protein: MIGIKLQLEYNKKGSKVKGCLKILIFKKLKIYTYHFPSDDADEDTDDEKEHERDHKKLFDLAKPCFKYFKSYLKSALKIIKIEKFENHFTVGFASYADTGKYIGIIWGILAVINSMHEKLKISAEPSFTGSTFDAIGINEVEIYPLKLLIPTVKLISKKEVRIFIRGVMDER; the protein is encoded by the coding sequence TTGATTGGGATTAAACTACAACTGGAGTATAATAAAAAGGGTAGTAAAGTCAAAGGATGTTTAAAAATACTTATTTTCAAAAAATTAAAAATATACACATACCATTTCCCCTCTGATGATGCTGATGAGGACACAGATGATGAAAAAGAACACGAAAGAGACCACAAAAAACTGTTTGATCTGGCCAAACCCTGTTTTAAATATTTCAAAAGCTATCTGAAATCCGCTTTAAAAATTATAAAAATCGAAAAATTTGAAAACCACTTCACCGTCGGTTTTGCAAGCTATGCAGACACCGGAAAATACATTGGAATAATCTGGGGAATTCTTGCAGTCATCAATTCAATGCATGAAAAGTTAAAGATAAGCGCCGAACCATCATTTACAGGAAGCACTTTTGATGCAATTGGAATAAACGAAGTTGAAATCTATCCTCTTAAACTCTTGATTCCAACAGTCAAGTTAATTTCAAAAAAGGAAGTCAGAATATTCATAAGAGGTGTTATGGATGAGCGATGA
- a CDS encoding alanine--glyoxylate aminotransferase family protein — translation MNDILLMLPGPTTVHPRVLNAMSQAVVNHRGAKYGEILTETTELMSKVFQTPNNSYLLTGSGTAAMEAGIANTVAPGEKMLNVVGGKFGERFMKIAQTHGIDAKELAVEWGTAVTPQAIKEALDEDEDIKAVSVIHNETSTGVAAPIEEIGKVMKNYDALYIVDTVSSLAGDEVNVEKFGIDVCLTGSQKCIAAPPGMAAITFSDDAWAAAEKVETNTFYLDMKAAKKSGDKVPPQTPYTPSVSLTYAMNEALKMVIEEGIDNRVARHHKAAKASVAAVKALGLELFADEAVSSATVTAVKMPEGITDDQFRGTTRDKYGVELAGGQDHLKGNIFRIGHMGNISYKELTQTFAAIGMTLKGLGVIDDAGAGVSSIAESYL, via the coding sequence ATGAACGATATCTTATTAATGCTTCCTGGACCAACAACAGTGCATCCTAGAGTACTCAATGCAATGTCACAAGCTGTTGTTAACCACAGAGGAGCAAAATATGGTGAAATATTAACTGAAACTACTGAATTAATGAGTAAAGTTTTCCAAACCCCAAATAACTCTTATTTACTAACTGGATCTGGAACTGCAGCTATGGAAGCAGGAATTGCCAACACTGTAGCACCTGGAGAAAAAATGTTAAATGTCGTAGGTGGAAAATTCGGTGAAAGATTCATGAAAATTGCGCAAACCCATGGAATCGATGCCAAAGAATTAGCAGTAGAATGGGGAACTGCTGTAACACCTCAAGCTATTAAAGAAGCTCTTGACGAAGATGAAGACATTAAAGCAGTTAGTGTAATTCACAATGAAACCTCTACCGGTGTAGCTGCACCTATTGAGGAAATCGGTAAAGTAATGAAAAACTACGATGCACTATACATTGTAGATACCGTATCATCCCTTGCAGGAGATGAAGTGAACGTTGAAAAATTCGGAATTGACGTTTGTCTTACCGGATCTCAAAAATGTATCGCTGCACCACCGGGCATGGCTGCAATCACATTCAGTGACGACGCATGGGCTGCAGCAGAAAAAGTGGAAACCAACACTTTCTACTTAGACATGAAAGCTGCTAAAAAAAGCGGAGACAAAGTACCTCCTCAAACTCCATACACTCCATCAGTTTCACTCACATATGCAATGAATGAAGCTTTAAAAATGGTTATAGAAGAAGGAATTGACAACAGAGTTGCACGTCACCACAAAGCTGCTAAAGCAAGTGTTGCTGCAGTTAAAGCATTAGGTTTAGAATTATTCGCTGATGAAGCAGTATCCTCTGCAACCGTAACTGCTGTTAAAATGCCTGAAGGAATTACTGATGATCAGTTCAGAGGCACAACCCGTGACAAATATGGTGTAGAATTAGCTGGCGGTCAAGATCACTTGAAAGGAAACATTTTCAGAATCGGACACATGGGAAATATTTCCTACAAGGAATTAACTCAAACCTTTGCTGCTATCGGTATGACTTTAAAAGGTTTAGGTGTAATTGACGACGCTGGTGCTGGTGTTTCATCCATTGCAGAATCATACTTATGA
- a CDS encoding RtcB family protein, producing the protein MSIKDEIKKVSDNVYEIPGSYNKSMRASGRFYIADEYFDDLEEGAIEQIVNVACLPGVQRYSIGLPDIHFGYGFPIGGVAAFSLRNGIVSPGGVGFDINCGVRLIKSNLTLEDVEDKLDELTEKLFENIPSGVGSKGKIRLGEDEINDVLDYGAEWAVKNGYGWEEDLEVLEENGRMIDADSSIVSDKAKKRGIPQLGSLGSGNHFLEVQVVDEIYNEDAAEAFGLEKGMIVIMIHSGSRGCGHQICSDYLRIMDKAYKKYKINIDDRQLACAPLDSKEAQDYIQAMAAAANYAWANRQMMTHWIRETFEDVLGKSAKDMEMDIVYDVAHNIAKMETHKVYNREEEVLVHRKGATRAFGPGCEEVPEKYRHIGQPVLIPGTMGTASYVLHGTEKAMEETFGSTAHGAGRILSRSKAKKDFDADEITSDMESNGIRIKATSKHVIEEEAPGAYKDVDSVVRVSDSTGIAKLVAKVRPLSVCKG; encoded by the coding sequence ATGAGCATTAAAGATGAAATTAAAAAAGTTAGTGATAACGTTTATGAAATTCCGGGATCCTACAATAAATCCATGAGGGCTTCTGGAAGGTTTTATATAGCTGACGAGTACTTTGATGATTTGGAGGAAGGTGCAATCGAACAGATTGTCAATGTTGCATGCCTTCCTGGTGTTCAAAGGTACTCCATTGGCCTGCCGGATATCCATTTCGGATACGGTTTTCCAATCGGTGGAGTTGCAGCATTCAGCTTAAGAAATGGTATTGTATCTCCTGGGGGAGTTGGTTTTGACATCAACTGTGGAGTCAGACTAATCAAATCCAATTTAACTCTTGAAGATGTCGAGGACAAATTGGATGAGCTTACAGAAAAGCTTTTTGAAAATATACCTTCTGGTGTTGGAAGCAAAGGTAAAATCAGACTTGGAGAGGATGAAATCAATGACGTACTTGATTACGGTGCTGAATGGGCCGTTAAAAACGGATATGGCTGGGAAGAGGACCTTGAAGTTTTAGAGGAAAACGGAAGAATGATCGATGCAGATTCAAGCATCGTTTCAGATAAGGCTAAAAAAAGAGGAATCCCTCAACTGGGCTCATTAGGTTCCGGAAATCACTTCCTTGAAGTTCAAGTTGTTGATGAAATATATAATGAGGATGCAGCAGAAGCCTTCGGACTTGAAAAGGGTATGATTGTCATCATGATTCATTCAGGATCTCGTGGATGCGGACACCAAATCTGTTCCGATTACTTGAGAATCATGGACAAGGCATATAAGAAATACAAAATCAACATTGATGACAGACAATTGGCATGCGCTCCTTTGGATTCAAAAGAAGCTCAGGATTATATTCAGGCAATGGCTGCTGCAGCCAATTACGCATGGGCAAACAGGCAAATGATGACACATTGGATAAGGGAAACCTTTGAGGATGTTTTAGGAAAATCCGCAAAAGACATGGAAATGGACATTGTCTATGATGTGGCTCACAATATTGCCAAAATGGAAACCCATAAGGTCTACAACCGTGAGGAAGAGGTTCTCGTTCACCGTAAAGGTGCAACAAGGGCATTCGGTCCTGGATGTGAGGAGGTTCCTGAAAAATACAGGCATATCGGACAGCCTGTTTTAATCCCTGGTACTATGGGAACCGCCTCATATGTATTGCACGGTACCGAAAAGGCAATGGAAGAGACTTTCGGTTCAACCGCACACGGTGCCGGAAGAATCCTGTCAAGGTCAAAGGCCAAAAAGGACTTTGATGCTGATGAAATCACCAGCGACATGGAATCAAACGGTATCAGAATCAAGGCCACAAGCAAACATGTGATTGAAGAGGAAGCACCCGGTGCCTATAAGGATGTGGACAGTGTTGTTCGCGTATCCGACAGCACAGGCATTGCAAAACTTGTTGCAAAAGTCAGACCTCTATCAGTTTGTAAAGGATGA